TTGTGCCGCTGTTCTGGTGTGAATGTCTGACTCTTCCAGAAATGCTTTTAACATTCCTTCATCATTGGAAAGATGCGCCATAATGCGTAATTCAATTTGTGAATAATCAGCATCAATAAATTGATAACCCCTTCGAGCTACAAACACTTTTCTAAGTTGACGACCAGTTTCTGTTTTAACCGGAATGTTTTGCAAGTTAGGTTCTGAGCTGGATATCCGACCTGTAGCTGTAGTTGCCTGATGAAAGGTGGAATATATACGTTCTTTCTCTTGATTTAAAATAGCGCCAAGACCATCGATATAGGTGCTTTTTATCTTTGACAGCTGTCTATATTCTAGTATCAGCGGAATAACCTGATGTTTCTCTTTTAGCTTTTCTAAGACTTCTGCATTCGTTGAAAAGCCAGTTTTTGTTTTTTTAATTGGCGGTAATTTCAACTTCTCAAATAATACCTCACCCAATTGTTTCGGAGAATTTATATTGAATTCCACTCCTGCTGATTCAAAAATAGACGCTTTGTTTTTTCTAATATTTTCATCGAATTTATCTCTTAATATTTCTAAGTATTGCGGATCTGCTCCTATCCCTTCTTTTTCCATTGAAGCTAGCACTTCCGTAAGTGGTAATTCCACTTGATAATAAAGCTCTTCCAGTTTTTCTTCTTTAAGTTTTTCCTTAAAGGTTGGATAACACCGATGAATAAAATATACTGTATCCGATAATAATTCTGCCATCTTACTTTCTTCCATATCCTGGATTTGCTTTTTTTTCTTTCCTTTGCCCAGCCATTCATCTGGTTCTTCAAGTTCTAGACCTTCATATTGTGCAGCCATATCAACCAATTGATAGCTTGATTTAGAAGGGTTTATTAGGTAGTCTGCTAACATAATATCAAAATAAGGTTCGCTTACTTCTTTCCCCTTATTCATCAAGTAACTGCTTTCCTTTTTAAGGTCATGGGTTATTTTAGTGATATTAAACTCTGTGAGCCATTTTTCAATTAGCCTCTTCATCTCTAAGGATTCCTCATCATCCTTATAATGAATCCATCCGGAAGCTTCTTTATTATCAAGCATAAAGCCTATCGCTACCGCTTCATTATTCGGTGCATGTTCATTATTCGATAAGGAGTAAAAGTATAAGTTCTCTCCTTTTTCAACCTGTTTACTTATTTTTTCTAAAGTCTCTAAGCTGGTAATTTGTGACAAAAGTTCTTTTTCTTTCCCAGCAGAATTTGAACGTTCATCTGTCAATACTTTATCCAACAAGGTATTGAACTCGTATTGCCTAAAAAGGTCCAAAAGTTTGCTGTGTTTCATTGATTTCGGCGTCATTTCTTCTAAGAGAAGCTCTATAGGGACGCCAGTCTCAATCGTCGCAAGTTTTTTGCTAAGAATGAGTTGTTCTTGGTATTCGGATACTTTTTCCTGTAGCTTTTTGTTACTAATAGCTTCTTGTTGATTAATAATGTTTTCGATAGATCCGAATTCTTTCACCAGCTTTGTTGCCGTTTTAATACCTACACCAGGAATGCCGGGAATATTATCAGATTTATCTCCCATAAGTCCTTTCAAGTCAATCATTCGTTCTACTGGAATTTCAAAATCTTCCACAATTCTTGCTGGATCATACTTTTCAATATTTGAAATCCCTTTTTTAGTAATCATTAAGGTGGTTTTATCTGACGCTAATTGTAAAACATCTTTATCACCGGAGACAATGTAGGTGTGACATCCATCACTCTCTGCTATCTTAGCCACTGTTCCAATTAAATCATCTGCTTCAAAACCCTCTAGCTCCATTCGATAAATCCCTAGAGCATCTAAGATTTCTTTTAGTGGTTCAATTTGCTCTGCCAGTTCTTCAGGCATTTTTTTTCTTCCCGCTTTATAGTCAGTATATTTTTTATGCCGAAAAGTGGGTGCTTTAAGATCAAAAGCCACCGTGATA
This genomic interval from Tindallia magadiensis contains the following:
- the polA gene encoding DNA polymerase I → MTNKKMLIIDGNSLVNRAFYALPPLTNREGMHTNGIYGFLTMLFKVQEEIMPDYITVAFDLKAPTFRHKKYTDYKAGRKKMPEELAEQIEPLKEILDALGIYRMELEGFEADDLIGTVAKIAESDGCHTYIVSGDKDVLQLASDKTTLMITKKGISNIEKYDPARIVEDFEIPVERMIDLKGLMGDKSDNIPGIPGVGIKTATKLVKEFGSIENIINQQEAISNKKLQEKVSEYQEQLILSKKLATIETGVPIELLLEEMTPKSMKHSKLLDLFRQYEFNTLLDKVLTDERSNSAGKEKELLSQITSLETLEKISKQVEKGENLYFYSLSNNEHAPNNEAVAIGFMLDNKEASGWIHYKDDEESLEMKRLIEKWLTEFNITKITHDLKKESSYLMNKGKEVSEPYFDIMLADYLINPSKSSYQLVDMAAQYEGLELEEPDEWLGKGKKKKQIQDMEESKMAELLSDTVYFIHRCYPTFKEKLKEEKLEELYYQVELPLTEVLASMEKEGIGADPQYLEILRDKFDENIRKNKASIFESAGVEFNINSPKQLGEVLFEKLKLPPIKKTKTGFSTNAEVLEKLKEKHQVIPLILEYRQLSKIKSTYIDGLGAILNQEKERIYSTFHQATTATGRISSSEPNLQNIPVKTETGRQLRKVFVARRGYQFIDADYSQIELRIMAHLSNDEGMLKAFLEESDIHTRTAAQIFNTLEEDVTSIMRSKAKAVNFGIIYGISDYGLATNLNITRNEAQSYIQEYFEQYPGVKKYVNEMIQEGAKEGAVRTLMNRIRYIPEIHSKNFNQRSFGERLAMNTPIQGTAADIIKIAMVKVYKKLREGGYKAKIILQVHDELIIEAPEEEVEEVSNILKKEMENTMTLKVPLKVDLSVAKNWYDAK